The Chryseolinea soli genome contains a region encoding:
- a CDS encoding helix-turn-helix domain-containing protein — protein sequence MFTEIRPQEALKQYVKRFYYYDAPSAHAFDDLVFPSGNLELIFNLGNGLWKTKKDEAFYTTPAVELWGQITKPLEVRSVGKNFMLGVRFHPHTAAYFFDEDISVFNNEITNAVDVFGPSLNNLHELLLTFTDPKDRIAMLENYLLNRLAASEKKHARIRLVEAIANGLKNHAEGERIGRVSERNKISPRYVHRLFSQYTGLTPKLFCQINRFQYSLQLMQGGDQKMTSVGYDSGYFDQSHFIREFKSFTGLTPSSFSTQATPINQILSNI from the coding sequence ATGTTCACCGAGATCCGTCCACAGGAAGCGCTGAAACAATATGTAAAGCGCTTCTATTATTATGATGCACCATCGGCCCACGCGTTCGACGACCTGGTGTTTCCCAGCGGAAACCTGGAGCTCATCTTTAACCTGGGCAACGGGCTTTGGAAAACCAAAAAAGACGAAGCCTTTTATACGACCCCCGCTGTCGAGTTGTGGGGACAAATCACCAAACCCTTGGAAGTGCGATCGGTGGGAAAGAATTTTATGTTGGGGGTCCGGTTTCATCCGCATACCGCGGCGTATTTCTTTGACGAAGACATCTCCGTCTTCAACAATGAGATCACCAACGCCGTTGACGTCTTTGGACCATCGCTCAACAATCTACACGAACTGTTGCTGACCTTCACAGACCCCAAAGATCGAATTGCCATGCTCGAAAATTATTTATTGAACCGGCTGGCCGCGTCGGAGAAAAAGCATGCCCGCATCCGGTTGGTGGAAGCCATCGCCAACGGTTTGAAAAATCATGCGGAGGGTGAACGCATCGGCAGGGTTTCCGAACGGAACAAAATTTCGCCGCGGTACGTCCACCGACTGTTTTCGCAGTACACGGGCCTCACACCCAAGCTGTTTTGCCAGATCAACCGGTTTCAATACAGCTTGCAGCTCATGCAAGGCGGCGATCAAAAAATGACCAGCGTCGGCTACGACTCCGGATACTTCGACCAGTCGCACTTTATCCGCGAATTCAAATCATTCACCGGGCTCACGCCGAGCTCATTTTCCACACAGGCCACACCGATCAATCAAATTTTAAGCAATATTTAG
- a CDS encoding DUF4440 domain-containing protein codes for MKKIEKAIFALLALGCSFAHAQSGNISLEEAKKAIAASNAIYFESFAKNDPSIFVNRYAKDACILAPNAPAMCGREAAAQFFKTAYEEFGLKNGKFITTAVYGDGKEYVTEEGLWQSFDAQGKLFDDGKFLVLWKKTEEGWKMYRDSFSSNRVQQ; via the coding sequence ATGAAAAAAATCGAAAAAGCCATCTTTGCCCTGTTAGCCCTGGGATGCTCATTTGCACACGCCCAATCCGGGAACATTTCCCTGGAAGAAGCCAAAAAAGCGATCGCCGCCAGCAACGCTATTTATTTTGAGTCTTTTGCCAAGAACGACCCCTCCATTTTTGTGAACCGCTACGCCAAAGACGCCTGCATCCTCGCCCCCAACGCTCCCGCCATGTGTGGCCGGGAAGCGGCTGCACAGTTCTTTAAAACAGCCTATGAAGAATTCGGTCTCAAAAACGGCAAGTTCATTACGACCGCTGTCTATGGCGACGGAAAAGAATACGTGACAGAAGAAGGCCTCTGGCAATCGTTCGACGCTCAAGGCAAGCTGTTTGACGATGGCAAATTTCTCGTGCTCTGGAAAAAGACCGAAGAAGGTTGGAAAATGTATCGCGATTCGTTTAGCAGCAACCGGGTTCAACAATAA
- a CDS encoding transglutaminase domain-containing protein, whose translation MKTIIFFSVSILVFMGNASRAQDRQQVDAVYKNAVLLYEQKDTFKAIAEFEKVIQQDPNHKDALYNLAVINYALGDQPTAIKFLKRGVHLHDPRALKLLRGQLHEKITYADTMQYIDPATAEKFEKIKNLNAPTLNDITKNILSVSTNAKEQLQLLLLWSHHYMRADGARFFNGGFPLSTPEAIQKRTGLCDEYSNIVDAFCKKIKVQSFRVTGYVRYPDFQPGDALRQTNHAWNFVYLDSSWLACDLFWSTTALEAEGPTPHFVKRLEPEYFLGLPSDFINHHLPADPVFQFDAQPVKIDAFANSPDGIDPQVKRMPYLNYPDSIKILLKLNPESRLLKMARHAYTYNKDNPNELIKESYNYAVGILNDKVSTKNDLKSAKQYLVLAKSLIPLSTDSDIKALKESCDAGLTMADKRMATAR comes from the coding sequence ATGAAAACCATTATCTTTTTCAGCGTTTCCATATTGGTATTTATGGGAAATGCTTCGCGCGCGCAAGATCGTCAACAGGTCGACGCGGTCTACAAAAATGCGGTGTTGCTTTATGAACAAAAAGACACGTTTAAGGCAATTGCTGAATTTGAAAAAGTTATCCAGCAAGATCCCAATCACAAAGATGCATTGTATAATCTGGCGGTTATCAACTACGCGTTGGGTGATCAACCCACGGCCATCAAGTTCCTGAAGCGAGGCGTTCACCTTCACGACCCAAGAGCATTAAAACTTTTAAGAGGTCAGCTCCACGAAAAGATCACCTATGCCGACACCATGCAATATATCGATCCGGCAACTGCTGAAAAGTTTGAGAAGATCAAAAACCTGAACGCTCCAACCCTGAACGATATCACGAAAAATATTCTTTCCGTTTCCACGAACGCGAAGGAGCAACTGCAGCTGCTTTTGTTGTGGAGCCATCACTACATGCGTGCCGATGGGGCGCGCTTTTTTAACGGCGGATTTCCATTGAGTACACCTGAAGCTATTCAGAAACGCACGGGACTTTGCGACGAGTACTCCAACATTGTCGATGCGTTCTGTAAAAAGATCAAGGTTCAGAGCTTTCGGGTGACCGGCTACGTGAGGTATCCTGACTTTCAACCGGGCGATGCCCTGCGCCAAACCAATCACGCCTGGAACTTTGTTTACCTGGATTCCTCCTGGCTGGCGTGCGACCTTTTCTGGTCGACCACGGCGCTGGAGGCCGAGGGTCCTACGCCACATTTCGTGAAGCGCCTTGAACCGGAATATTTTCTTGGACTCCCCAGCGATTTTATAAACCATCACTTACCGGCAGATCCCGTATTTCAATTTGATGCGCAACCGGTCAAGATCGATGCCTTCGCGAACAGCCCCGACGGCATTGACCCCCAGGTGAAAAGAATGCCCTACCTGAACTATCCGGACTCTATCAAAATCCTATTGAAACTCAACCCCGAAAGCCGTTTGCTCAAAATGGCAAGACACGCTTACACCTACAACAAGGACAACCCCAATGAGTTGATCAAAGAGTCCTACAACTATGCCGTAGGCATTTTGAATGACAAAGTTTCAACAAAGAACGATTTGAAATCCGCCAAGCAATACCTGGTTCTGGCAAAATCCCTGATACCGTTGTCAACCGATAGTGACATCAAAGCATTAAAAGAGAGCTGCGACGCCGGGCTGACCATGGCCGATAAGAGGATGGCAACGGCGCGGTAG
- a CDS encoding YybH family protein translates to MRAPRKAEEVHATLANAFNTGNVDVVMSMYDVSGIIVPEPGKPVSGHAKFEEAIKGILSIKGKMEIKTVYCLQTGNIAVGRSEWNITDNGDVKISAKGIEVMKQQPDGSWKIVVDHAFGAEAGLVVAS, encoded by the coding sequence ATGAGAGCACCTAGAAAAGCAGAAGAAGTTCACGCCACACTGGCTAACGCCTTCAACACCGGAAATGTCGACGTTGTCATGAGCATGTATGATGTTTCAGGCATTATTGTTCCTGAGCCCGGAAAACCCGTGTCGGGGCATGCAAAATTTGAAGAAGCCATAAAAGGCATCTTATCCATCAAGGGCAAAATGGAAATCAAAACCGTGTATTGCCTGCAAACCGGGAATATCGCCGTGGGCCGCTCCGAGTGGAACATCACCGACAACGGCGACGTGAAGATCAGCGCCAAGGGCATCGAAGTGATGAAGCAACAACCCGATGGCAGCTGGAAGATCGTTGTCGATCACGCGTTTGGCGCGGAGGCCGGGCTGGTCGTGGCTTCGTGA
- a CDS encoding isocitrate lyase/PEP mutase family protein, with translation MKNRFDDFLKLHHQPEPLLIGNAWNVQSAKVFEQHQLKALATSSAAVAETLGFADGQGMGLEDYLFVIKRITSSVSLPLSVDFEAGYGDTPEEIAAAITRLSELGVVGINIEDSVVVNGKRSIVDAGAFAEKLKRIVKLLETVNIKMFINVRSDSFLLALPNALEDALSRIDAYQNTGVHGIFLPCIKNIEDIAKVTGRSKLPINVMCIPGLPDFKSLQSAGVKRISMGPFLNLNIYQKLGTATDKILADGSFNSLF, from the coding sequence ATGAAAAATAGATTTGACGATTTCCTGAAACTACATCACCAACCCGAGCCTCTGCTCATCGGCAATGCCTGGAATGTTCAAAGCGCCAAAGTCTTTGAACAGCATCAACTTAAAGCGCTGGCCACCTCCAGTGCGGCCGTAGCGGAAACGTTGGGCTTTGCGGATGGTCAGGGAATGGGCCTCGAAGATTATCTCTTTGTTATAAAACGCATTACCTCCTCCGTCTCCCTCCCCTTATCGGTCGATTTTGAAGCCGGCTATGGAGACACACCGGAAGAAATCGCCGCCGCCATTACCCGGCTGAGCGAACTCGGTGTCGTGGGCATCAACATTGAAGACTCGGTCGTGGTGAATGGAAAAAGGAGCATCGTCGATGCCGGAGCCTTTGCGGAAAAATTAAAACGCATTGTCAAGCTGTTAGAAACAGTAAACATAAAAATGTTCATCAATGTGCGGTCCGATTCCTTTTTGCTCGCCTTACCGAATGCACTGGAAGACGCCTTGTCGCGGATAGACGCTTATCAAAACACCGGCGTGCACGGAATATTCCTTCCTTGCATCAAAAACATCGAGGACATCGCCAAGGTGACAGGGCGTTCGAAGCTTCCCATCAACGTCATGTGCATCCCAGGCCTGCCCGATTTTAAAAGCCTGCAAAGCGCCGGTGTGAAGCGGATCAGCATGGGACCTTTTTTGAATCTCAATATTTATCAGAAATTAGGAACGGCCACCGACAAAATATTGGCCGATGGAAGCTTTAACAGCCTCTTCTAG
- a CDS encoding ABC transporter permease codes for MLKNYVTVAFRAFTRNITFSIIHILGLSIGISAALVIYLLVRYENSFDTFEDDGDRIYRVVLHMKFGESDGNSPAVPAPAAMAIQNEISGVEATVPVMQFQGDATAKVMIARAGEQVVFKKQPGMVFTNNPYFDLLPFEWLAGSKASALSNPFSVVLTESRAAQYFPGTVLSDVIGKEIQYNDDLPVTVTGIVKDFDKPSDLTSLEFISYATIAKTSLQDQFMMNLWNDWMAYSKLYLKLSKGSNAADVLARMNVMFQKYGSHKDEQNQLDFGLQPLNDIHFNLQYAGFGQRTADRKVLMGLLAIATFLLLLACINFTNLATAQASQRAREIGIRKTSGGSRSQLVFQFLSETFFITLLAMLVSAGLTPALLQWFAEFLPPGLHFDLFREPSVMAFLVVLTLAVSFVAGLYPAIILSGYKPSAVLKSQAFAGMPTRRSGIRKVLTVSQFVIAQFFVIAAFMVGKQIHFALTQDLGYRKEAILNFELPRDTTHYDRILNEISNLPEVENMSIGFLPPAMEGGAYANITYDDGTESKSVANDRLRTVQLRFGDPNYLDVYQIKLVAGRNVRAGRNVDEALINESYAKALGFRQLADAIGKELTFSGKKKVPIVGVMQDFHEGSLHNPIGPLVYQSRTQGGFVHVALRPQPRGTHQWQDAIAKIGKTVNEAYPDAEFNYRFFDDTIAQLYATERNTSVLLNWATGLSVLISCLGLLGLVMYTSAARTKEIGVRKILGASVSHIVSLLSAEFVKLVLIAFVIAAPLAAWAIDRWLQSFAYRTPISWWVFVVSGVMLIVVALITLSVQTIRTARANPVNSLRNE; via the coding sequence ATGCTGAAAAATTATGTGACCGTCGCCTTCCGTGCTTTCACACGGAACATCACCTTTTCCATCATTCATATCCTGGGGCTCTCCATCGGCATCAGCGCCGCGCTGGTCATCTATCTCCTGGTCCGCTATGAAAATAGTTTCGATACGTTTGAGGATGATGGCGACCGGATCTATCGCGTGGTGCTTCACATGAAATTTGGTGAAAGCGATGGGAACTCGCCGGCCGTGCCTGCGCCCGCGGCGATGGCCATTCAAAACGAGATCAGTGGTGTGGAGGCGACGGTACCCGTGATGCAATTCCAAGGCGATGCCACGGCAAAAGTGATGATCGCGCGGGCCGGCGAGCAGGTCGTGTTCAAGAAGCAGCCGGGGATGGTGTTTACCAACAATCCGTATTTTGATTTGCTTCCCTTCGAATGGCTTGCCGGGAGCAAAGCGTCGGCGTTGTCGAATCCTTTCTCGGTGGTGCTCACCGAAAGCAGGGCTGCACAATATTTTCCGGGCACGGTCTTGAGCGATGTGATCGGCAAGGAGATCCAATACAACGACGACCTGCCGGTGACCGTGACCGGTATCGTAAAAGACTTTGACAAACCTTCCGATCTCACCTCGCTTGAATTTATTTCCTACGCCACCATTGCAAAGACCAGTCTGCAGGACCAGTTCATGATGAACCTCTGGAACGATTGGATGGCCTATTCCAAACTGTATCTCAAGCTCTCGAAAGGAAGCAACGCCGCCGATGTACTGGCGCGCATGAATGTGATGTTTCAAAAATATGGTTCCCACAAGGATGAGCAGAATCAACTGGATTTCGGGCTACAACCTCTGAACGATATTCACTTCAATTTGCAGTATGCCGGTTTTGGTCAACGCACGGCCGACCGGAAAGTGCTGATGGGTCTGCTGGCCATAGCAACATTTTTATTGCTGCTGGCGTGTATCAACTTTACCAACCTGGCCACGGCGCAGGCATCGCAGCGGGCGCGCGAGATCGGCATCCGCAAGACATCGGGTGGTTCGCGAAGTCAATTGGTGTTCCAGTTTTTAAGCGAAACATTTTTCATCACCTTGCTGGCCATGCTGGTTTCGGCTGGTCTGACGCCCGCGTTGCTACAGTGGTTTGCTGAATTTCTTCCCCCCGGACTTCACTTCGACCTCTTCCGCGAACCTTCGGTGATGGCCTTCCTGGTCGTGCTCACGCTGGCAGTCAGTTTTGTGGCGGGGTTGTATCCGGCCATTATTCTTTCGGGCTACAAACCTTCGGCAGTGCTAAAGAGCCAGGCGTTTGCCGGCATGCCTACACGCCGCTCCGGCATTCGAAAGGTGCTCACCGTCTCGCAATTTGTCATTGCCCAATTCTTTGTCATTGCCGCTTTCATGGTGGGCAAACAAATTCACTTTGCGTTGACCCAGGATTTGGGCTACCGCAAAGAAGCCATTCTGAATTTTGAATTGCCGCGCGACACAACACATTACGACAGGATCCTGAACGAAATTTCCAATCTTCCGGAAGTAGAAAATATGAGCATCGGATTTCTTCCGCCCGCCATGGAGGGAGGGGCCTATGCCAACATCACCTACGACGATGGCACCGAATCAAAGTCCGTTGCCAACGATCGGCTGCGCACGGTCCAACTGCGCTTTGGCGATCCCAACTACCTCGACGTTTACCAAATCAAATTGGTCGCCGGCCGCAACGTGCGCGCAGGCAGGAACGTCGATGAAGCGTTGATCAACGAGAGCTATGCAAAGGCCTTGGGTTTCCGTCAGCTCGCAGATGCGATAGGCAAGGAGCTTACGTTCTCCGGAAAAAAGAAAGTACCCATTGTAGGCGTCATGCAGGATTTTCATGAAGGATCGCTCCACAACCCGATCGGACCGCTGGTGTACCAGTCGCGAACACAAGGTGGTTTTGTTCACGTGGCCCTGCGACCGCAACCCCGGGGCACGCATCAATGGCAAGACGCCATCGCCAAGATCGGCAAGACCGTAAACGAAGCCTATCCCGATGCAGAGTTCAACTACCGGTTTTTCGACGACACCATCGCGCAACTCTATGCGACGGAACGCAATACTTCTGTGCTGCTGAATTGGGCCACGGGGTTGTCGGTGCTCATCAGTTGCCTGGGGCTGCTCGGATTGGTGATGTATACTTCGGCGGCGCGCACCAAAGAGATCGGCGTGCGCAAAATTTTGGGCGCTTCCGTTTCTCACATTGTGTCGCTGTTGTCGGCAGAATTTGTGAAGCTGGTGTTGATCGCTTTTGTGATTGCCGCTCCCTTGGCCGCGTGGGCGATCGATAGGTGGTTGCAGAGCTTTGCGTACCGGACCCCGATCAGTTGGTGGGTGTTTGTGGTGAGCGGTGTGATGCTGATCGTGGTGGCGCTGATCACGTTGAGCGTGCAGACCATTCGGACGGCACGGGCAAATCCGGTGAATAGTTTAAGGAACGAGTGA
- a CDS encoding Crp/Fnr family transcriptional regulator, translated as MKPSPESNATFRKHLEQFIKIDDAEFEGILAYFSPKKLEKHQLLIRAGDAVHHTYWTKKGFLTSTFTAPDGKEHIIQFSDEGCWITDQNAFYHHAKAIFNISAVEDSELLSLSFENREKLCATFHKMEHFFRKKANDSFTKQQKRLLTYLTSDSQQRYELLLQEYPRLMQRLSKKTVAAYLGVSRETLSRFTKKG; from the coding sequence ATGAAACCCTCTCCCGAATCCAACGCAACCTTTCGAAAACACCTGGAGCAATTCATCAAAATCGACGACGCGGAGTTCGAAGGGATCCTTGCTTACTTCTCGCCCAAGAAACTGGAAAAACACCAACTCCTCATCCGCGCCGGCGACGCCGTGCATCACACCTACTGGACAAAGAAGGGATTTCTCACCTCCACCTTCACCGCGCCCGACGGCAAAGAACACATCATCCAGTTTTCCGACGAGGGCTGCTGGATCACCGATCAAAACGCCTTCTACCATCACGCGAAAGCCATCTTCAATATCTCCGCCGTGGAAGACTCCGAATTGCTGAGCCTCTCCTTCGAAAACCGTGAAAAGCTGTGTGCCACCTTTCATAAAATGGAACATTTCTTTCGGAAAAAGGCGAACGACAGCTTCACCAAACAACAGAAAAGGCTCCTCACCTACCTCACGTCCGATTCCCAGCAGCGCTACGAACTCCTGCTCCAGGAATACCCCCGGCTCATGCAACGATTGTCCAAAAAAACCGTAGCGGCCTACCTGGGCGTGTCCCGCGAAACGTTGAGCCGGTTTACAAAGAAAGGGTGA
- a CDS encoding IS3 family transposase — protein sequence MKLRYKHIALIRLCRLLGITSQAYYQHFKHQNSQQTTLKVVLSQVYKIRDRHPRMGGRKIYRMIQSFLHEHQIKMGRDAFFKLLEINNLLVVRKKRKVFTTNSQHHFHKYPNLIKQCIPDRVNQLWVSDITYWKINSGYVYISLITDAYSRKIIGYHVAKTLEATGTVQALKMALRTIQTKPISLIHHSDRGLQYCCRQYTQLLRDSLIQISMTENGDPYENALAERVNGILKEEYLNEYSVHNLNQAKMTMDLVVRLYNEERPHMSCGYQTPEIIHSRC from the coding sequence ATGAAGTTGCGTTACAAACACATCGCCCTGATCCGGCTATGTCGATTACTTGGTATAACTTCTCAGGCTTATTATCAACATTTCAAACATCAAAACTCTCAGCAGACTACGCTCAAAGTTGTATTGAGCCAGGTATATAAAATTAGGGACCGACATCCTCGCATGGGAGGAAGAAAAATTTATCGAATGATACAGTCTTTTTTGCACGAGCACCAAATCAAAATGGGCCGTGATGCATTTTTTAAGTTGCTAGAAATCAACAACTTATTGGTTGTCCGGAAAAAGAGAAAGGTATTTACGACAAACTCCCAGCACCACTTCCATAAATACCCTAATTTAATTAAGCAATGCATTCCAGATCGCGTAAACCAACTTTGGGTAAGTGATATAACTTATTGGAAAATTAATAGTGGATACGTTTATATCAGTTTGATTACGGATGCCTATTCGCGAAAAATTATTGGCTATCATGTAGCCAAGACACTGGAAGCTACTGGAACTGTCCAAGCATTAAAAATGGCTCTACGTACAATCCAGACGAAGCCCATCAGCCTAATCCATCACTCTGACAGGGGTCTGCAATACTGCTGTCGCCAATACACGCAGTTGCTTCGGGATAGCCTGATTCAAATTAGTATGACAGAGAATGGAGACCCCTATGAAAATGCTTTGGCTGAGCGTGTGAATGGTATATTAAAAGAAGAGTACCTTAACGAATACTCCGTTCACAATTTGAATCAGGCCAAGATGACAATGGATTTGGTAGTTAGGCTATATAATGAAGAACGCCCTCATATGAGCTGTGGCTACCAGACTCCTGAAATTATCCATTCAAGATGTTGA
- a CDS encoding ABC transporter permease encodes MNQPSPEKARPPQWAMRFFRWFCNDHLSEAVLGDLEELYARRRPVLGKKRADFLFVINVLLFLQPFAIKKRSSSSSVNHLAMFENYFKIAWRTMSRQRLYTGIKIGGLAIAIGTCILITLFVRRELTYDQHYQKGDLVYRVYRESNLHGETERGVYFPAPFAKALQDEYPEIELAGHYNPSANAGAGGNTVRRGDEIESAHEEGFVYVDQGLADIFELSFIRGNAQKVLLEPNTIVITQRIADKYFAHEDPVGKILILNNDETQVYTISGVVQDPPATTHFQFNFLISLAGKEFWKGEKTAWMSSNYLDYIRVRPGTDVAALEKKMDALIGKYFVPSAAASGDDRSLMAWVKSLHFKLQPVRDIHLNTAGVGDNLPHGDIRYAWLFGAIAFFILTIACINFINLSTARSAHRAKEVGLRKVVGSPRSQLVNQFLIESLVFSFISFALGLALARTSLPSFNTLLASPLTFPWEAWWFVPLLFLGAVLIGFVAGIYPSFYLSSFKPVDVLKGHTTLGARSSIRSLLVVFQFSISIILIVATLVIQQQMHFILTKKLGFDKDQVLILQDTHTLGDQIVAFKNELVQLPNIKNVTISGYLPLEGAARNGNPFWAEGAKEPEEGVGAQIWSVDHDYLPTLGIDLVAGRNFNVELASDSQAVIINQTMANALNLHDAVGRAIVNPWNQKWNVIGVMEDFHFETLKKHIEPLCVVIGRSSNIVMVKVGSKDFQRAIESVSGLWKKFSPHQVLRYTFLDQRYAAMYEEVHRTQQIFTGFAALAILLACLGLFALSAFLAEQRSKEISIRLVLGATTGSIFQLLTRNFMTLLFIALVIATPLAWYMMQRWLEDYVYKISISWSTFAVAGLVSAVIALFTVSYHTIRAALANPASRLRSE; translated from the coding sequence ATGAACCAACCCAGTCCAGAAAAAGCACGGCCGCCTCAGTGGGCCATGCGCTTTTTTCGATGGTTTTGTAACGATCACTTGTCGGAAGCCGTGTTGGGCGACCTGGAGGAGCTTTATGCCCGCCGGCGTCCTGTCCTTGGAAAAAAGAGGGCGGATTTTCTGTTTGTGATCAACGTGTTGCTCTTCCTCCAGCCTTTTGCGATAAAGAAAAGATCATCGTCGTCATCCGTAAATCACCTCGCCATGTTTGAAAATTACTTTAAGATTGCCTGGAGAACCATGTCTCGTCAGCGGCTCTACACCGGCATCAAGATCGGTGGGCTGGCCATTGCCATCGGCACCTGCATTTTAATCACCTTGTTTGTCCGCCGGGAGCTTACTTACGATCAGCATTATCAAAAGGGCGATCTGGTGTACCGGGTCTATCGCGAAAGTAATCTCCATGGGGAGACCGAACGGGGCGTATACTTCCCGGCTCCTTTTGCCAAAGCCCTCCAGGATGAGTATCCTGAAATTGAATTGGCGGGCCACTACAATCCGTCAGCAAATGCCGGGGCCGGAGGCAATACGGTAAGGCGCGGAGATGAAATTGAGAGTGCGCACGAAGAAGGGTTTGTTTATGTAGACCAAGGTTTGGCCGACATCTTTGAACTATCTTTTATTCGCGGCAACGCACAAAAGGTATTGCTTGAACCCAACACCATCGTGATCACGCAGCGTATAGCCGACAAATATTTTGCACACGAAGACCCGGTGGGCAAAATCCTGATCCTGAACAATGACGAGACGCAAGTGTACACGATCTCGGGTGTCGTACAGGATCCTCCCGCCACCACCCACTTTCAATTTAACTTTCTTATTTCCCTTGCCGGGAAGGAATTCTGGAAAGGCGAAAAAACAGCCTGGATGTCGAGCAATTACTTGGACTATATCCGTGTCAGGCCTGGGACGGACGTTGCCGCGCTGGAAAAGAAGATGGACGCCCTCATCGGCAAATACTTTGTGCCTTCGGCCGCCGCCAGTGGAGACGATCGCAGCTTGATGGCCTGGGTGAAAAGTCTTCATTTTAAACTACAGCCTGTCCGCGATATCCATTTAAACACGGCGGGGGTAGGCGACAACCTGCCGCATGGTGACATCCGTTATGCGTGGCTCTTTGGCGCCATCGCGTTTTTTATTCTGACTATCGCTTGCATCAACTTTATCAATCTTTCTACGGCGCGGTCGGCCCATCGCGCCAAAGAAGTCGGCCTTCGCAAAGTCGTGGGTTCGCCGAGGAGTCAACTGGTCAACCAGTTTTTGATCGAGTCGCTGGTCTTCAGTTTTATTTCCTTTGCCCTGGGGCTTGCTTTGGCGCGTACCTCCCTGCCCTCCTTCAATACGCTTCTTGCCAGTCCGCTAACATTTCCCTGGGAAGCCTGGTGGTTCGTCCCCCTCCTCTTTTTAGGAGCGGTGTTGATCGGCTTTGTCGCCGGGATCTATCCTTCTTTTTATCTTTCTTCCTTCAAGCCCGTGGACGTGTTGAAAGGCCACACCACGCTAGGCGCCCGGAGCTCCATCCGAAGCCTGCTGGTCGTCTTCCAGTTTAGCATTTCCATCATCCTCATCGTTGCCACGCTCGTCATCCAGCAACAGATGCATTTCATTCTCACCAAGAAATTAGGATTTGATAAGGACCAGGTGCTTATCCTTCAAGACACGCACACCCTGGGTGACCAGATCGTTGCATTTAAAAACGAGCTTGTGCAATTACCCAACATAAAAAACGTCACCATCAGTGGCTATCTTCCCCTGGAGGGCGCCGCGCGCAACGGCAATCCTTTTTGGGCGGAGGGAGCGAAAGAACCGGAAGAAGGCGTCGGTGCACAAATCTGGTCCGTCGATCATGACTATTTACCTACGCTGGGTATTGACCTTGTAGCAGGACGAAACTTCAATGTGGAGTTGGCTTCGGATTCACAGGCCGTCATCATCAACCAGACCATGGCCAACGCGCTGAACCTGCATGATGCTGTTGGCCGTGCCATCGTCAATCCCTGGAATCAGAAATGGAATGTAATTGGCGTCATGGAAGACTTTCACTTTGAGACATTGAAAAAACATATCGAGCCTTTGTGCGTCGTCATCGGCCGGAGTTCAAACATCGTGATGGTGAAAGTCGGTTCGAAAGATTTTCAGCGGGCGATCGAATCGGTATCCGGTCTATGGAAAAAATTCTCGCCACATCAAGTCCTTCGATATACTTTCCTGGATCAACGCTACGCGGCCATGTACGAAGAAGTTCATCGCACACAACAGATTTTCACAGGCTTTGCCGCGCTGGCCATTCTGTTGGCTTGCCTGGGATTGTTTGCGCTCTCGGCCTTTTTAGCCGAACAACGAAGCAAGGAGATCAGCATCCGGCTGGTCTTGGGGGCTACGACAGGAAGCATTTTTCAGCTGCTCACACGGAATTTTATGACGCTGCTTTTTATCGCTCTGGTTATTGCCACGCCGCTAGCCTGGTATATGATGCAACGTTGGCTGGAAGATTATGTATATAAAATCTCCATTTCCTGGAGCACGTTCGCCGTGGCGGGATTGGTGTCTGCGGTGATCGCTTTGTTCACCGTCAGTTATCACACGATTCGGGCGGCATTGGCGAATCCGGCTAGCCGGTTGCGGTCTGAGTGA